From Salinirubellus salinus, the proteins below share one genomic window:
- a CDS encoding glycosyltransferase family 39 protein — MRRPPRETVALGAIALVSAALALYTSVELLPYHSLNHDEGVYLQQARLLLDGRLWFASEVPEAFRWWFFVEDGARLYPKYAPVPPGVFALAMALGEARLALAFVAFANVFLVGLLTAEAFDRRVGVVAGGVAAATPLFVVQSATFLPYATTTMFNLAFALGYVRSVRRDSLGYAAFAGVALGLAFFSRPYTAVLFALPFVLHAMYALLDAALEEKYDVLVRSFGRNALLAVLGLAGVATALYYNSLTTGDPFVFPYQAFAPLDGLGFGERRILSYDRVYTPALALEANGRVVFAYLTRWAFAPPVGPVVALLGLVLTVGPLADVVGPRAVARRADRVYNAYDETLRVTFAAVAVTVTAGNVLFWGNLNVLADLPDPNDGLIAVLGPFYHFDLLLPFSAFTAAGLVVSWRRLREAAEEGDLSTRDTRVALGVLLVAGLAVAGVTTVGALDDPVERHATYTDRYEQAYAPFQSRAGGDWERGPFGSDPAFEDALVFVPNPYGDWLGHPFQSLQNDGDLRGPVVYALDRGPDEDFAVLDAHPDRDLYRYTYRGPWTPDPRPDVVASIQRLQVQQGSSHAIRTTVGVVGEPSSVRLEVGDRAAVYDVTADPTGNLTVPWSVQPGAARVTGDGFVPRGDGRVGYDGAAEVSLAVTFVQEGGATVTYRQEATVRETTDGVALVWPPETRVCRLTPDCGTEATYLGDAGGEYLDGVSVRALTTSGEGNATSASVPTR, encoded by the coding sequence ATGAGACGGCCACCGAGAGAGACGGTCGCCCTCGGCGCCATCGCTCTCGTCTCCGCGGCGCTCGCGCTCTACACGAGTGTCGAACTCCTGCCGTACCACTCGCTCAACCACGACGAGGGGGTCTACCTCCAGCAGGCCCGCCTCCTCCTCGACGGTCGACTCTGGTTCGCCAGCGAGGTACCCGAGGCGTTCCGCTGGTGGTTCTTCGTTGAGGACGGCGCGCGCCTCTACCCGAAGTACGCCCCGGTCCCGCCCGGCGTGTTCGCGCTCGCGATGGCCCTCGGCGAGGCTCGCCTCGCGCTGGCGTTCGTCGCGTTCGCGAACGTCTTCCTCGTCGGGCTGCTGACGGCCGAGGCGTTCGACCGTCGGGTCGGCGTCGTCGCCGGCGGCGTGGCCGCGGCCACACCCCTCTTCGTCGTCCAGTCCGCGACGTTCCTCCCCTACGCGACGACGACGATGTTCAACCTCGCGTTCGCGCTGGGGTACGTCCGCTCTGTGCGGAGAGACAGCCTCGGGTACGCCGCGTTCGCCGGCGTCGCGCTGGGGCTCGCGTTCTTCTCGCGCCCGTACACGGCGGTGCTGTTCGCGCTTCCGTTCGTCCTGCACGCGATGTACGCGCTGCTGGACGCGGCGTTGGAGGAGAAGTACGACGTCCTCGTCCGGTCGTTCGGTCGGAACGCGCTGCTCGCGGTGCTGGGCCTCGCCGGCGTCGCCACCGCACTCTACTACAACTCGCTGACGACGGGCGACCCGTTCGTCTTCCCGTACCAGGCGTTCGCACCACTCGACGGGCTCGGGTTCGGCGAGCGACGAATCCTATCGTACGATAGGGTTTACACGCCGGCCCTCGCACTCGAGGCGAACGGACGCGTCGTGTTCGCGTACCTCACGAGGTGGGCGTTCGCGCCACCGGTCGGGCCGGTCGTGGCCCTGCTCGGACTCGTGCTCACCGTCGGCCCGCTCGCCGACGTGGTAGGCCCACGTGCGGTCGCGCGGCGCGCCGACCGAGTCTACAACGCGTACGACGAGACACTGCGGGTCACGTTCGCCGCCGTGGCCGTGACGGTCACGGCCGGGAACGTGCTGTTCTGGGGGAACCTGAACGTGCTGGCCGATCTCCCGGACCCGAACGACGGGCTGATCGCCGTGCTGGGTCCGTTCTACCACTTCGACCTGCTGTTGCCGTTCTCGGCGTTCACGGCCGCCGGCCTGGTCGTCTCGTGGCGCCGGCTCCGAGAGGCGGCCGAGGAGGGAGACCTCTCCACGCGCGACACGCGCGTGGCCCTCGGTGTGCTGCTCGTCGCCGGCCTCGCCGTCGCCGGCGTCACCACGGTGGGCGCGCTCGACGACCCGGTCGAACGGCACGCGACGTACACGGACCGTTACGAGCAGGCCTACGCGCCCTTCCAGAGCCGTGCCGGGGGTGACTGGGAACGTGGCCCGTTCGGCTCGGACCCGGCCTTCGAGGATGCGCTGGTGTTCGTCCCGAACCCGTACGGCGACTGGCTCGGCCACCCGTTCCAGTCGCTCCAGAACGACGGCGACCTGCGTGGTCCCGTCGTCTACGCGCTGGACCGGGGTCCCGACGAGGACTTCGCCGTCCTCGACGCTCACCCGGATCGCGACCTGTACCGCTACACCTACCGCGGGCCGTGGACGCCCGACCCCCGTCCCGACGTGGTCGCGTCGATACAGCGATTGCAGGTCCAGCAGGGGTCGAGCCACGCGATCCGGACGACGGTCGGGGTGGTGGGTGAGCCGTCGAGCGTCCGGCTCGAGGTCGGCGACCGGGCGGCCGTCTACGACGTCACCGCCGACCCCACGGGGAACCTCACCGTCCCGTGGTCGGTCCAGCCGGGTGCGGCCCGGGTCACCGGCGATGGCTTCGTCCCACGCGGTGACGGTCGGGTCGGGTACGACGGCGCCGCCGAGGTGTCCCTCGCGGTGACGTTCGTCCAGGAGGGTGGGGCGACGGTCACGTACCGACAGGAGGCCACGGTCCGGGAGACGACCGACGGCGTCGCGCTCGTGTGGCCACCGGAGACGCGGGTCTGTCGCCTCACTCCGGACTGCGGGACGGAGGCGACCTACCTCGGTGACGCCGGCGGGGAGTACCTCGATGGCGTCAGCGTGCGCGCCCTGACGACGTCGGGCGAGGGGAACGCCACGAGCGCCTCCGTGCCGACGCGGTGA
- a CDS encoding ABC transporter permease — protein sequence MSTRSRLAALRGGDEELPVGLTLLSAAIAAVVLSPLLWVLASALDASDWLRLLTRPTTVQVFLNSALLVVGVTTASILLGVPTAYLTVRTDLPARRAFTVLLAMPLVVPSYIGAFAFVSAFGPRGQLQDLLAPFGVEQLPSIYGLGGTVLVLTLYTYPYVYITTRASLQSMDTRLVDAARTLRHTKWQAFKRVTVPQIRPAVAAGALLVALYTLSDFGTPAIMRFDAFTRVIFVEYNDVLGGGRDLASLLSLQLVVVTFVILAVESRVRGSGVESDRTGRGTTVRLGRWRWPAVAACLAVASLALVVPLGILALWLVRGSATPSLAFQPTYALNSVAVAAAAALVCALAALPIAYLSTRSDHPLPWLLERASYVGYAVPGVVMGLALVFFGARYGGNLYREGLILLPLLIFAYVVRFLPQALGSSRAAFLGVSNTLPEAARTLGHTPREAFRRVTFPLVLPGVLGGAALVFLTTMKELPATLLLRPPEFKTLVTYIWSVQQSGYYGQAAFPAFVLLFVSALSMLVILATEKYELGGGDQDE from the coding sequence ATGTCGACCCGGAGCCGACTCGCCGCGCTGCGAGGGGGCGACGAGGAGCTACCGGTCGGGCTGACGCTCCTCTCGGCGGCCATCGCGGCGGTCGTGCTCTCGCCACTGCTCTGGGTCCTCGCCAGCGCGCTCGACGCCTCGGACTGGCTCCGGCTGCTCACCCGTCCCACCACCGTCCAGGTGTTCCTCAACAGCGCCCTGCTGGTCGTGGGGGTCACCACCGCCTCCATCCTCCTCGGTGTCCCCACCGCGTACCTGACGGTCCGGACCGACCTCCCGGCACGGCGGGCGTTCACCGTCCTGCTGGCGATGCCGCTCGTCGTCCCCAGTTACATCGGCGCGTTCGCGTTCGTCTCGGCGTTCGGCCCCCGTGGGCAGCTCCAGGACCTACTCGCCCCGTTCGGCGTCGAGCAACTCCCCTCCATCTACGGCCTCGGCGGGACCGTGCTCGTCCTGACCCTCTACACGTACCCGTACGTCTACATCACCACGCGGGCGAGCCTCCAGTCGATGGACACGCGGCTCGTGGACGCGGCCCGGACCCTGAGACACACGAAGTGGCAGGCGTTCAAACGGGTCACCGTCCCACAGATCAGGCCCGCGGTGGCGGCCGGGGCGTTGCTGGTCGCGCTCTACACCCTCTCCGACTTCGGGACGCCTGCCATCATGCGGTTCGACGCGTTCACGCGGGTCATCTTCGTCGAGTACAACGACGTGCTCGGTGGCGGGCGTGACCTCGCCTCCCTGCTCTCGCTGCAGCTGGTCGTCGTGACGTTCGTCATCCTCGCCGTCGAGTCGCGGGTCCGTGGGAGCGGCGTCGAGTCCGACCGGACCGGCCGTGGCACGACGGTCCGACTGGGTCGCTGGCGGTGGCCCGCGGTCGCCGCCTGTCTGGCGGTGGCGTCGCTCGCCCTCGTCGTCCCGCTCGGTATCCTCGCACTCTGGCTCGTCCGCGGCAGCGCGACCCCCTCGCTCGCGTTCCAGCCGACCTACGCGCTGAACTCGGTCGCCGTCGCGGCGGCCGCGGCGCTGGTCTGCGCGCTCGCCGCCCTCCCCATCGCCTACCTCTCGACGCGGAGCGACCACCCGCTGCCCTGGTTGCTCGAACGTGCGTCCTACGTCGGCTACGCCGTCCCCGGCGTGGTGATGGGACTCGCACTCGTGTTCTTCGGGGCGCGCTACGGTGGCAACCTGTATCGCGAAGGACTCATACTCCTGCCCCTGCTGATATTCGCCTACGTGGTTCGATTCCTCCCTCAGGCGCTCGGGTCGTCGCGCGCGGCGTTCCTCGGCGTCTCGAACACGCTGCCGGAGGCCGCACGCACCCTCGGGCACACGCCGCGCGAGGCGTTCCGACGGGTCACCTTCCCGCTCGTCCTCCCCGGCGTCCTCGGCGGGGCGGCACTCGTCTTCCTCACGACGATGAAGGAACTCCCGGCGACGCTCCTCCTTCGCCCGCCGGAGTTCAAGACGCTCGTCACCTACATCTGGTCGGTCCAGCAGTCGGGCTACTACGGACAGGCCGCCTTCCCCGCGTTCGTCCTGCTGTTCGTCTCCGCGCTGTCGATGCTCGTCATCCTCGCCACAGAGAAGTACGAACTCGGCGGAGGTGACCAGGATGAGTAG
- a CDS encoding DUF1156 domain-containing protein has protein sequence METWNKLPLELIDELAEKETYRRDIYRPIYSLHKWWARRPGSTFRCLGLAALSDDSVTKDDILREVPQTGTHEGLYLNPSKDRIDNDAVVLDPFAGGGTSLVELNRLGADVIGYELNPVAWWIQKKSMDEVNIEVLRSEFDRIIQETREEVANLYTTTNPQTGEECEVLYYFQSQKIPCLTCDEEVQLFPRYQLAKTKATRPGALYCPNEECDDRVIELRDRKKGLDAGDEVTVEDGQPVEVTEDGNEVCPSCGHEFDPNDGNAGYGKYTCSNGHKHDIKETLQRRDRAPQFERFALQYVDARGEKKIKQFDESDAESVKAARERLEDARADLPIPSQEIPEGMAMTTGALLNYNYTRFSELFTDRHLLTFGLLFRKAWAVRSNQFEEADAQNIAEFLVTAISNCLERNSKLSMWDYGDQKGFNVFKRHAFIPRVQPVESNPLNHEGTVASLQNFFDKVERAKRYCERPFEKVKNRQSGSVEQFYINSESVSESRVAGLNCQTAEQLSESDESVDYVITDPPYYDNVQYSKLSDYFYVWLRECLQDEYEQFEPELVPKAREIVSNRKSGKDEEFFVESLTNVFEESHRVLKQDGELLFTYHHNENEAWSVILEALIKSGFTVTGAYPVQSEMPNSPHIKDLDNAEYDILVFANKDEADEEITLSELRNELYFEVEDLIEEERERHENLSTADLGVILRGKCMYHYSKHYPEVYADGEQVGVKQALDTVDSVIEQVVETSVDLPSSIDPLSRSFAWLVDRQPVEFNDLNKHLMAKGLSMEDLTDEALVTGEKPEKRAQTVEERLELIEKKLGGSNNAPDQGDDLLAIDKVQYLAHLYRTEQNTLEYQKAWKTHDLVELAKFIADATGNEVYENALEANALGW, from the coding sequence ATGGAGACCTGGAACAAACTACCCCTCGAACTCATCGACGAACTGGCGGAGAAAGAGACCTACCGACGCGACATCTACCGGCCCATCTACTCGCTCCACAAGTGGTGGGCACGCCGTCCGGGCTCCACGTTCCGATGCCTCGGCCTCGCCGCACTCAGCGACGACAGTGTCACCAAGGACGACATTCTTCGAGAGGTGCCTCAGACGGGCACACATGAGGGGCTGTACCTCAATCCAAGCAAAGACAGAATCGACAACGATGCAGTAGTTCTTGATCCGTTCGCTGGTGGCGGTACAAGTCTAGTTGAGTTGAATCGACTCGGTGCGGATGTCATCGGGTACGAGCTGAATCCTGTGGCATGGTGGATTCAAAAGAAGTCGATGGATGAAGTCAATATTGAGGTTCTGAGGTCTGAGTTCGACCGTATAATCCAAGAAACGAGAGAAGAAGTTGCCAACCTCTATACGACGACCAATCCGCAGACCGGTGAAGAGTGCGAAGTACTCTACTACTTCCAGTCTCAGAAAATTCCGTGCTTGACCTGTGATGAAGAGGTTCAACTCTTCCCGCGTTACCAGCTAGCAAAAACAAAGGCGACCCGACCTGGAGCCCTATATTGTCCTAACGAAGAGTGTGACGACCGGGTTATTGAGCTACGTGACAGAAAAAAGGGTCTTGATGCCGGTGACGAGGTGACCGTCGAGGACGGACAGCCAGTCGAGGTAACTGAAGATGGAAACGAGGTTTGTCCCAGTTGCGGGCACGAGTTCGATCCAAACGACGGTAATGCCGGATACGGGAAGTACACATGTTCTAACGGGCACAAGCACGACATCAAGGAAACCCTCCAGCGCCGAGATCGGGCACCTCAGTTCGAGAGATTCGCCCTCCAGTACGTCGATGCTCGCGGGGAAAAGAAGATAAAACAGTTCGACGAGAGCGATGCTGAGTCTGTCAAAGCTGCCCGAGAGCGACTTGAGGATGCCCGAGCAGACCTGCCTATCCCCTCACAAGAGATACCAGAAGGTATGGCGATGACGACTGGCGCGTTGCTAAACTACAACTACACGAGGTTCAGCGAACTATTTACCGACCGACACCTTCTGACCTTTGGGCTTTTGTTCAGGAAGGCGTGGGCAGTCCGCAGTAACCAGTTTGAGGAAGCCGATGCGCAGAACATCGCTGAGTTTCTCGTCACAGCCATCTCGAACTGCTTAGAGCGGAACAGCAAACTCTCCATGTGGGACTACGGCGATCAGAAGGGGTTCAATGTGTTCAAGCGACACGCATTCATCCCACGTGTCCAACCTGTTGAGTCGAATCCACTTAACCACGAAGGAACCGTCGCCTCCCTCCAGAACTTCTTTGATAAGGTCGAACGAGCTAAGCGATACTGTGAAAGACCGTTCGAGAAGGTCAAGAACCGCCAAAGCGGCTCGGTTGAGCAGTTCTATATCAACTCGGAATCGGTTAGCGAGTCCCGAGTCGCTGGGCTAAACTGCCAAACAGCAGAACAGCTGTCGGAGTCTGATGAGTCAGTTGATTACGTCATCACGGATCCACCGTATTATGATAATGTCCAGTACTCGAAGCTCTCGGACTACTTCTATGTCTGGCTCCGTGAGTGCCTTCAGGATGAGTACGAACAGTTCGAGCCTGAACTAGTTCCGAAGGCCAGAGAAATCGTCTCCAACCGGAAGTCGGGGAAAGATGAGGAGTTCTTCGTCGAATCTCTGACCAACGTCTTCGAGGAGTCACATCGTGTCCTGAAGCAGGACGGCGAACTGCTGTTCACCTACCACCACAACGAGAACGAGGCGTGGTCAGTCATTCTCGAGGCGCTGATCAAGAGTGGTTTCACCGTTACTGGAGCCTATCCCGTCCAGTCGGAGATGCCGAACAGCCCCCACATCAAGGATCTCGACAACGCTGAGTACGACATCCTCGTCTTCGCCAACAAAGACGAGGCTGACGAGGAAATCACCCTCTCTGAGTTGCGCAACGAACTCTACTTCGAGGTCGAGGATCTCATCGAAGAGGAGCGTGAGCGTCACGAGAACCTCTCCACGGCCGATCTCGGCGTCATCCTCCGCGGGAAGTGTATGTACCACTACTCCAAGCACTACCCCGAGGTGTACGCTGACGGCGAGCAGGTCGGTGTCAAACAGGCACTCGACACCGTCGACAGCGTCATCGAGCAGGTCGTCGAAACCTCTGTCGACCTCCCCTCCAGCATCGATCCGCTGTCGAGGTCGTTCGCGTGGCTGGTCGACCGCCAACCTGTTGAGTTCAACGACCTGAACAAGCACCTGATGGCGAAGGGGCTGAGCATGGAGGATCTCACCGACGAGGCGCTGGTGACGGGAGAGAAGCCGGAGAAGCGAGCGCAGACAGTCGAGGAGCGGCTGGAACTCATCGAGAAGAAACTCGGTGGATCGAACAACGCCCCCGACCAAGGCGATGACCTGCTCGCCATCGACAAGGTACAGTACCTCGCGCATCTGTATCGCACAGAGCAGAACACCCTTGAGTACCAGAAAGCCTGGAAGACGCACGACCTCGTGGAGTTGGCAAAGTTCATCGCCGATGCTACCGGAAATGAAGTCTACGAAAATGCGTTGGAAGCCAACGCGTTAGGGTGGTAA
- a CDS encoding ATP-binding protein: MTSRVISDYVTPSDEILVDGEITTRDLLDEVDLYNLYDDGDVPEKDADRILGITYPTRTLRTVIERTTEKLAPADPLDDGAHVIAGGYGTGKSHVGLVLYHLLNDPERGREWLAANDIDAPLPDESRVAALQMLNLDRPTGETYEQLWRPIYRELGIEDELDGTGEVPSASDIRDALDDTPTLLFIDEIERWLNASVRREFWDDNLAFLQNLMEAAGRKDTPLVTFVSLLYDDAEVQEVAERTNPFIHNLTARREEKIQFITHRLVGSRDDPKGIERVVSDYVEAYRGSELVDIDDYQGLSDRIDRYYPFHPDTLDLLMRKFTNARSSDARSLLDFLTRVFADNYDAVDLILTGDVDVNRHIDRLSALDGELLPSKYGDDRERLQNDDGSFDPHVEGLLNTVLLHSLTAAGEEGANRHQMIMGGLRPGINSHEIIQTFTNEVAGYAWHIHRLNGEFSFDVDENPAARIEKKAEDVHRKEAVHRIENLVLEELFGGRENVHVWGPINTEQQIDDNRSFKILVRLDYQRTYGKDFAEFVDGREFPNTMVVVAPDADVQSNTGIIKMAKNVVAGEQLRDDGGDVPDGFDDIHQQNHDNLRERVRDKFGNVHISTERKGEVRLVPSTLSARDGEDFYEATVRTVTPDESDISKAVREILADRAESGLEYRYLLNDFYRDVGTPTLVDKETFETTIKDLCADGVISVGGTIDSRPSSIGSNSTVIHGDFVAATPTDTDDTDEFGGADTRDAPETPTGGKVEDEGMAESDGGSTTTLGGTEVTDGPADSTDGPEVKTGDGSATEEPSTVTFPAMPPLKADNKFSLVDKLERRMGADWEVHHLTLKIEASLSDDDLGEIGLAGYSELADRTEVDEELTMDASDAPLSKRRVLDIVEDVSVPRVATLSIRLEVMKHE; this comes from the coding sequence ATGACAAGCAGGGTAATCAGCGATTACGTCACGCCAAGCGACGAGATCCTCGTCGACGGAGAGATCACCACGCGCGATCTCCTCGACGAGGTCGACCTCTACAACCTCTATGACGACGGCGACGTCCCCGAGAAGGATGCCGACCGCATCCTCGGTATCACCTACCCGACGCGGACGCTCCGCACGGTCATCGAGCGCACCACCGAGAAGCTCGCGCCCGCCGACCCACTCGACGACGGAGCGCACGTCATCGCCGGCGGGTACGGCACCGGGAAGAGCCACGTCGGCCTCGTTCTCTACCATCTCCTGAACGATCCGGAGCGGGGCCGCGAGTGGCTTGCCGCGAACGACATCGACGCTCCGCTCCCGGACGAGAGCCGCGTGGCCGCCCTCCAGATGCTCAACCTCGACCGCCCAACAGGCGAGACCTACGAGCAGCTATGGCGACCCATCTACCGTGAACTCGGCATCGAGGATGAGCTCGACGGCACGGGCGAGGTGCCCTCTGCGTCCGACATCCGCGACGCTCTCGATGACACCCCGACGCTCCTGTTCATCGACGAGATCGAGCGATGGCTCAACGCCAGTGTCCGCCGGGAGTTCTGGGACGACAACCTCGCGTTCCTCCAGAACCTGATGGAGGCGGCGGGGCGGAAGGATACGCCACTCGTCACGTTCGTCTCCCTGCTGTATGACGATGCTGAGGTACAGGAGGTCGCCGAGCGGACGAACCCGTTCATCCACAACCTGACCGCCAGGCGCGAGGAGAAGATCCAGTTCATCACGCACCGACTCGTCGGGTCTAGAGACGACCCGAAGGGAATTGAGAGGGTCGTCAGCGACTACGTTGAGGCCTACCGGGGAAGCGAACTCGTGGACATCGACGACTATCAGGGGCTCTCCGACCGCATCGATCGCTACTATCCGTTCCACCCTGACACGCTCGACCTGTTGATGCGGAAGTTCACCAACGCACGGTCGAGTGACGCCCGGAGCCTGCTGGACTTCCTCACCCGCGTGTTTGCCGACAACTACGATGCGGTCGACCTGATCCTGACCGGTGACGTCGATGTCAACCGACACATCGACCGACTCTCCGCTCTCGATGGTGAGCTGCTCCCGTCGAAGTACGGCGACGATCGGGAACGCCTCCAGAACGATGACGGCTCCTTCGATCCGCACGTCGAGGGGCTGCTGAACACCGTGCTGCTCCACAGCCTCACCGCCGCCGGTGAGGAGGGGGCCAACCGGCACCAGATGATCATGGGTGGCCTCCGTCCGGGCATCAACAGCCACGAGATCATCCAGACGTTCACCAACGAGGTGGCAGGTTACGCGTGGCACATCCACCGCCTCAACGGCGAGTTCTCCTTCGACGTGGACGAGAACCCGGCCGCTCGCATCGAGAAGAAAGCCGAGGACGTCCACCGGAAGGAGGCCGTCCACCGTATCGAGAACCTCGTACTGGAGGAGCTGTTCGGCGGCCGTGAGAACGTCCACGTCTGGGGGCCGATCAACACCGAGCAGCAGATCGACGACAACAGGTCGTTCAAGATTCTGGTGCGGCTCGACTACCAGCGTACCTACGGGAAGGACTTCGCCGAGTTCGTCGATGGTCGTGAGTTCCCGAACACGATGGTCGTGGTCGCGCCGGACGCGGACGTCCAGTCCAACACGGGCATCATCAAGATGGCCAAGAACGTCGTGGCCGGCGAACAGCTCCGCGACGACGGTGGCGACGTTCCTGACGGGTTCGACGACATCCACCAGCAGAACCACGACAACCTCAGGGAGCGCGTGCGCGACAAGTTCGGCAACGTCCACATCAGCACCGAGCGTAAGGGGGAGGTGCGACTCGTACCCTCCACGCTCTCGGCACGCGACGGAGAGGACTTCTACGAGGCGACCGTCCGCACCGTCACGCCCGACGAGAGCGACATCAGCAAGGCGGTCAGGGAGATTCTCGCCGACCGGGCAGAGAGCGGACTCGAGTACCGGTACCTCCTGAACGACTTCTACCGCGATGTGGGCACACCCACGCTGGTGGACAAGGAGACCTTCGAGACGACGATCAAGGATCTCTGTGCCGACGGCGTCATCAGCGTCGGCGGCACCATCGACTCGCGGCCATCCAGCATCGGCAGCAACTCGACGGTCATCCACGGTGACTTCGTCGCCGCGACTCCGACCGACACCGACGATACGGACGAGTTCGGCGGAGCCGACACGCGGGACGCGCCCGAAACCCCGACTGGGGGCAAGGTAGAGGATGAGGGCATGGCAGAGTCCGACGGTGGTTCGACCACCACGCTCGGTGGTACGGAGGTCACCGACGGGCCGGCCGACTCGACTGATGGCCCCGAGGTCAAGACGGGTGACGGGTCGGCTACGGAGGAGCCATCAACGGTGACGTTCCCCGCGATGCCCCCGCTGAAAGCGGACAACAAATTCTCCCTCGTCGACAAGCTGGAGCGAAGGATGGGAGCCGACTGGGAGGTACACCATCTGACGCTCAAAATCGAAGCGTCGCTTTCGGACGATGACCTGGGGGAAATCGGTCTCGCGGGCTACTCGGAGCTGGCCGACCGAACAGAGGTGGACGAGGAGCTAACGATGGACGCCAGCGACGCCCCGCTCTCGAAGCGACGCGTTTTGGACATCGTAGAGGACGTCAGCGTCCCACGGGTCGCCACCCTCTCTATCCGCCTAGAGGTGATGAAACATGAGTAG
- a CDS encoding ABC transporter ATP-binding protein encodes MSSEGEQSEPSVQSSGSDRRDRRAGSETLEREAERDGVADQLRYGRPQRDPDADTVLELNAVTKRYGGTTVIDDLSLSVREGELLTLLGPSGCGKTTTLRLVAGLEEPSEGTISLQDEVVADGSRFAPAEERDVGVVFQEFALFPHLTARENVAFGIEDHPERDQRVEDLLELVGLTEHGEKYPDELSGGQQQRVALARSLAPEPDLLLLDEPFSNLDVDLRVEMREEVRRILKEAGVTAVSVTHDQEEAMSISDRVAVMYDGRLEQVGRPEQVFQQPESRFVASFLGHASFLAGTVEGGLVRTGLGTVSLDRVHGLTAEYDGSDIDVLVRPDDVACSREGEGEPNGTVVHRRYLGPTVLYRVELDSGDTIGVMHNHADEVPLDSPVHVRLAADHDLAWFPRGKRRMADGGRVDRSGS; translated from the coding sequence ATGAGTAGCGAGGGCGAACAGAGCGAGCCCTCGGTCCAGTCGAGCGGGAGTGACCGGCGTGACCGGCGCGCGGGCAGTGAGACACTCGAACGCGAGGCCGAACGTGACGGGGTGGCCGACCAGCTCCGGTACGGCCGCCCCCAGCGTGACCCGGACGCCGACACGGTCCTCGAACTCAACGCGGTGACCAAACGCTACGGCGGGACGACGGTCATCGACGATCTGTCGCTCTCGGTACGCGAGGGTGAGCTGCTCACCCTGCTCGGTCCCTCGGGCTGTGGGAAGACGACGACACTCCGGCTCGTCGCCGGTCTCGAGGAGCCATCCGAGGGGACCATCAGCCTGCAGGACGAGGTGGTCGCGGACGGGAGCCGGTTCGCCCCGGCCGAGGAGCGTGACGTCGGTGTCGTCTTCCAGGAGTTCGCGCTGTTCCCGCACCTCACCGCGCGAGAGAACGTCGCGTTCGGTATCGAGGACCACCCGGAGCGTGACCAGCGCGTCGAGGACCTGCTCGAACTCGTCGGGCTGACCGAACACGGCGAGAAGTACCCCGACGAACTGAGCGGGGGCCAACAGCAGCGGGTGGCACTCGCCCGGTCGCTGGCGCCCGAACCCGACCTCCTCCTGCTCGACGAGCCGTTCTCGAACCTGGACGTCGACCTCCGGGTCGAGATGCGCGAGGAGGTCAGGCGTATCCTGAAGGAGGCCGGCGTCACCGCCGTCTCCGTCACCCATGACCAGGAGGAGGCGATGAGCATCTCCGACCGCGTGGCCGTGATGTACGACGGCCGACTGGAACAGGTGGGACGCCCCGAGCAGGTGTTCCAGCAGCCGGAGTCGCGGTTCGTCGCCTCCTTCCTCGGACACGCCTCGTTCCTCGCGGGCACGGTGGAGGGAGGCCTGGTGCGGACGGGGCTCGGGACGGTCTCGCTCGACCGGGTACACGGGCTGACCGCGGAGTACGACGGCTCGGACATCGACGTCCTCGTCCGGCCCGACGACGTGGCCTGCAGCCGGGAGGGTGAGGGCGAGCCGAACGGGACCGTCGTCCACCGACGCTACCTCGGCCCGACCGTCCTCTACCGCGTCGAACTGGACTCGGGCGACACCATTGGCGTGATGCACAACCACGCCGACGAGGTGCCGCTCGACTCGCCCGTCCACGTCCGCCTCGCCGCCGACCACGACCTCGCGTGGTTCCCCCGCGGGAAGCGTCGGATGGCGGACGGGGGCCGAGTCGACCGTTCGGGCTCGTGA
- a CDS encoding winged helix-turn-helix transcriptional regulator, which produces MSGDDGTDVTLSAHLGAKGAVELLCEINPDGSQFNRLVEGVSVSRSTVSTRLQEGEELGLYERQEIQGRGTSHAYQLTETGAGVRLYLDHSGLTERHRTIKMLRQQFDEGVNELVTWVAENEGDLKQPVQDDLREHLRRYTGP; this is translated from the coding sequence ATGAGTGGTGACGATGGCACGGACGTGACCCTCTCGGCTCATCTGGGGGCCAAGGGGGCGGTCGAACTGCTCTGTGAGATCAACCCCGACGGCAGCCAGTTCAACCGCTTAGTGGAGGGAGTGTCGGTCAGCCGTTCGACGGTCTCAACCCGTCTCCAGGAGGGCGAGGAGCTTGGACTGTACGAGCGCCAGGAAATTCAGGGCCGTGGAACCTCCCACGCGTACCAACTGACCGAGACCGGCGCAGGGGTTCGGCTCTACCTCGACCACTCCGGACTGACGGAACGGCATCGCACGATCAAGATGCTACGGCAACAGTTCGACGAGGGAGTGAATGAACTGGTGACGTGGGTGGCGGAGAACGAGGGCGACCTGAAGCAGCCGGTACAGGACGACCTTCGGGAACATCTCCGGCGGTACACGGGCCCATAG